Proteins from a single region of Pseudomonas sp. BSw22131:
- a CDS encoding GNAT family N-acetyltransferase: MTDLIRDALPADLPAVLAIYNDAVLNTTAIWNEQPVDLANRQAWFDARAAQGYPILVAVDAAGDVVGYSSFGDWRPFEGFRHTVEHSVYVRADQRGKGLGPLLMQALIKRARTCDKHMMVAAIESGNAASIQLHLKTGFVTTGQMPQVGTKFGRWLDLTFMQLDLSPGASAPASQAPTS; encoded by the coding sequence ATGACTGACCTCATCCGCGACGCATTGCCAGCCGACTTGCCCGCCGTACTCGCCATCTATAACGATGCGGTGCTCAACACCACGGCCATCTGGAACGAGCAACCGGTGGATCTCGCCAACCGGCAAGCCTGGTTCGACGCCCGTGCCGCGCAGGGCTATCCGATTCTGGTAGCCGTCGATGCTGCGGGCGACGTGGTGGGTTATTCCTCGTTCGGCGACTGGCGCCCGTTCGAAGGCTTTCGCCATACCGTCGAACATTCGGTTTACGTACGCGCCGATCAACGTGGCAAAGGCCTGGGCCCACTGCTGATGCAAGCGCTGATCAAGCGTGCCAGAACCTGTGACAAACACATGATGGTCGCCGCCATAGAAAGCGGGAATGCGGCGTCGATTCAGTTGCACCTGAAAACGGGCTTCGTCACCACCGGGCAGATGCCGCAGGTGGGCACCAAGTTCGGTCGCTGGCTGGACCTCACGTTCATGCAACTGGATCTGTCTCCCGGCGCCAGCGCACCTGCATCCCAAGCCCCTACGTCCTGA
- a CDS encoding urease subunit gamma, with translation MDLTPREKDKMLIFTAGLVAERRLARGLKLNYPEAMAFISAALLEGARDGQTVAELMHFGTTLLTREQVMEGIPEMIPEIQVEATFPDGTKLVTVHQPIA, from the coding sequence ATGGACCTGACGCCACGCGAAAAAGACAAGATGCTGATCTTCACCGCAGGTCTGGTTGCCGAACGGCGGCTGGCACGCGGCCTGAAACTCAACTATCCAGAAGCCATGGCCTTCATCTCCGCCGCCTTGCTCGAAGGCGCACGTGATGGCCAGACGGTAGCCGAACTGATGCACTTCGGCACGACGCTGCTGACCCGTGAACAAGTGATGGAGGGCATCCCGGAAATGATCCCGGAGATTCAGGTCGAGGCGACCTTCCCTGACGGCACCAAGCTTGTGACCGTGCACCAACCCATCGCCTGA
- a CDS encoding urease accessory protein UreD, whose translation MNLPAHTALFTPSWHAELALGYGRFGDSTRPTQRWHKGPLRVQKHLYPEGPEVCQHIIVHPPGGIAGGDRLDIDVNVGADAWAQLTSPGAAKWYRAAGPAYQQLTMKVEAGATLEWLPQETIVFSDAKAELSTRIELQGDARLLYWDVVALGRPASGERFDLGHFQAHLDIRRDGHLLWHERQRIVGDDGLLESPIGLCGKPVFATLILTGDLDPALMEACRNLAEHSRVRGDVTQLPGLVVARCLADEALHARGWLIELWKLLRPALLGREAVAPRIWST comes from the coding sequence ATGAATCTTCCTGCCCACACTGCTTTGTTCACCCCCAGCTGGCACGCCGAGCTTGCGTTGGGCTATGGCCGTTTCGGTGACAGCACCCGCCCGACTCAGCGCTGGCACAAGGGCCCGCTGCGGGTGCAAAAACACCTGTATCCCGAAGGCCCTGAAGTCTGCCAGCACATCATTGTCCACCCGCCTGGCGGTATCGCCGGGGGTGACCGTCTGGACATCGACGTCAACGTGGGCGCCGACGCGTGGGCTCAGCTGACCAGCCCCGGTGCCGCGAAGTGGTATCGCGCTGCCGGGCCGGCTTATCAACAATTGACGATGAAAGTTGAAGCCGGTGCCACGCTGGAATGGCTGCCGCAGGAGACGATCGTGTTCAGCGACGCCAAGGCTGAACTCAGCACCCGCATCGAGCTGCAAGGCGATGCGCGCCTGCTCTACTGGGACGTGGTAGCACTGGGCCGTCCTGCCAGCGGCGAACGGTTTGATCTGGGCCACTTTCAGGCGCATCTGGATATCCGTCGCGACGGCCACCTGCTGTGGCACGAACGCCAGCGCATCGTTGGTGACGACGGTCTGCTGGAATCGCCGATTGGCTTGTGCGGCAAGCCTGTATTTGCAACGCTGATCCTTACCGGCGATCTTGACCCCGCGCTGATGGAAGCCTGTCGCAACCTGGCTGAGCATTCGCGGGTGCGTGGGGACGTGACGCAACTGCCAGGGCTGGTAGTCGCGCGCTGCCTGGCGGACGAGGCGCTGCACGCCCGGGGCTGGCTGATCGAACTATGGAAGCTGCTGCGCCCAGCCCTGTTGGGCCGCGAAGCCGTAGCACCGAGGATTTGGAGTACGTAG
- the urtE gene encoding urea ABC transporter ATP-binding subunit UrtE produces the protein MLQVEKLHQYYGGSHILRGLSFDVKVGEVTCLLGRNGVGKTTLLKVLMGLLPSKEGAVQWEGKPITTFKPHQRVHAGIAYVPQGREIFGRLTVEENLLMGLSRFPGSEAKEVPAFIYELFPVLLQMKQRRGGDLSGGQQQQLAIGRALASRPRLLILDEPTEGIQPSVIKEIGAVIKKLAARGDMAILLVEQFYDFAAELADQYIVMSRGEIVQQGRGENMEAEGVRGLVTI, from the coding sequence ATGCTCCAAGTCGAAAAGCTCCACCAGTACTACGGCGGCAGCCACATTCTTCGTGGCTTGTCGTTTGATGTGAAAGTCGGCGAAGTCACCTGTCTGCTGGGCCGTAACGGCGTGGGCAAAACCACCCTGCTCAAAGTGCTCATGGGCCTGCTGCCGTCCAAAGAAGGCGCGGTGCAGTGGGAAGGCAAGCCGATCACCACATTCAAGCCGCATCAGCGGGTGCATGCCGGGATTGCTTACGTGCCTCAGGGCCGCGAGATTTTCGGGCGCCTGACCGTGGAAGAAAACCTGCTCATGGGCCTGTCGCGTTTCCCTGGCTCCGAAGCCAAGGAAGTCCCGGCATTCATCTACGAGCTGTTCCCGGTGCTGCTGCAAATGAAGCAACGCCGTGGCGGTGATTTGTCCGGCGGACAGCAGCAACAGCTGGCGATTGGTCGTGCACTGGCCAGCCGCCCTCGCCTGCTGATTCTCGACGAGCCCACCGAAGGCATTCAGCCGTCGGTGATCAAGGAAATCGGCGCGGTCATCAAGAAGCTCGCTGCACGCGGCGACATGGCTATTCTGCTGGTCGAGCAGTTTTACGATTTTGCCGCCGAACTGGCTGACCAGTACATCGTGATGTCCCGTGGCGAGATCGTGCAGCAAGGCCGTGGCGAGAACATGGAAGCCGAAGGCGTACGCGGTCTGGTGACCATCTGA